A window of Centroberyx gerrardi isolate f3 chromosome 19, fCenGer3.hap1.cur.20231027, whole genome shotgun sequence genomic DNA:
GGAAATTTGCTTGGATGAGTTTATTTAGAGCGGAGACGTGTTCTCTCGCTTCCCCGTTTcatccgtctctttctctcattactgccctcctccctccgtaTTGATCCTCcgccttcctctcttcctcattctGCATGGACTACAGCGTCTGcccccctcaacacacacacacacacttccctccttctttcccctattctctccgtccctcccttccctccttcccctctccttcccctccaacacccccccccccctcctcccccctcccccgtgGGAAACCCAGTGCAGTGTGATTGTGGTTGTCCTTCCTGGAAGCTGTGGTGGTGACTCTGGCTCCTCCACTCAGAGGCCAGAATAGTGCCAGccagcctctctctgtgtgtctgtgtgtgtgcgtgtgtctgtgtgtgtgcgtgtgtgtgtgtgtgtgtgcgtgcgcgctcCACAAACATTCCACCACCATACCGTCCGTCCgaccgccggccggcctcgcaCGAGAGCCACGCCGCCACCGCGGTTCAGCCCTGACGCCAGCCCCGAGGACTCGCattacagctcacacacacacacacacacgcacacacacacacacacacacaccacataaacaaaacactaagcaaggcacagacacacacacacacacacacaggacaacaAAACACATAGACTGACTGAAGCGCACACTCGCACACTCACTCAAATAAACAATATGCACATTGcggaacacacacattttggacCGCGGACCACAGACATTGCATCCTGAAGTAGATCAAAGCGTTCCCCCggcagtaaacacacacaaggctcttctctgctctctcatccCTGCGGAGCCGTTTTTGGTGAGGCACGGTGCAATTACGGCCATCTTCTTGAGAAACAACTCGTTGCGACTGTCAGTCATCGTTACCCGGGGGTTTCGCCGCGCACTCTTGAACGTGCCGGACGACTCTTGGCCATTCACACCATTCCTCTTCCTGTCCTTTCAACCCTCCAAAATCCCtctcatctccccccccccccccttattgAACTTCTACGCCGAATCAGTCACTCAACCGCAGCCCTTCAGAtcattctctttgttttttctctctctgcctctctgtatctctctatccctccctcctccccccctgcACTTTCGTACTGTCTGTCCGCTGTTGAGGAGACAGTGGCGCagacaaacagggagagaagATATCCGCTGGTAGACCGCAAGATTGGAGAGAAAGAATGGCAGAGAGacagcggaggagaggaagatacaTAGATTGATAGGAGGGTGGAAGTTAATTACAGAGTCCTGCCAATGAGAGGGCAAAGTGATGGGTCTGTTTGCTTCGCCGCGGCATCCCGAAAACATCACCCGCGCCCACCATGTTTATCCTCCGCGGCCACAAGACCACAACTCCCATCAGCCATCACTGGAGACAGCTCAGATACCAAGGGGGTTACGGCTGGGGAGCATGCAAGCCGTGTTTGCAGACAAGGCTAATATGGATAAGTGGGTAACATCGTTTTTTAACCGTTGTTTTTCCAGTATTGATAGCAGCTAATGTGTAGCCGCAAACAAACAACAGCTAGTCAGTTGATTGCGGCGGGAAAGCGACATCCAattgtgtttgtgctttttcATACAGTCCCcactcagaaaacacacacacacagcaataaaGAGACAAAAGTAAAGGCACTTAGTCTTTATAAAGATTTCTGTCAAACATTCCTCGTCAATCGGACAGAATCATAAAAAGTAATCAAATGTATAAATGATTTGAAAGAGCATCATCAAACATCACAGTAAAAAGATCAGTGAAACCTCAACTTCAGCCTCTGTTGAGAGTTATTTATGGCTCTGGTGTACAgtcttctgtgtgtgcgtgtgtgtgtgtgtgtgtgtgtgtgtgtgtgtgtgtgtattggtcgAACATGATCACAAATATGAATTTACTCAAAACCTTATTCACTGTCACGCGTCTCACTTCATTCCTCTCTTCGCGGCCTCTTCTGTTTCTTCGCATCCACACTATTcttcattttttcctttatttgatTGTTCTTGATTATCTGAAACTTCACCCCATAGTCTGATATGGCTTTTAGAGTCCCTCTCACTTAGAGACAATGATGAAATGTCCAACACTTTTTCTCCCATGACATCTTATTGGCTATACGCCGCACATCTGAGCTCCATGTCCACTGTACAGAGttcatttggaaaacaaaattcAGAGAGTTCGCCCTCAGAAGGCCCCGATCTCAGTCCCCCAGCCCTGGGCCGACTTGGCCGATCCGCCCAAGCCCCTGCGCTGGGCCGCGGGAGACCCCAGAGGCGCGAAGGGCCTGAAGGAGACTTGCGGTGGGGCGGAGGATGACGCCAGTGAAGTGGAGgcggaaggggaagaggaggaagggggcgAGGCCCTGGAGGCGGGGGCGTGAGGGGACGGCTGGGTGGGTCTGTGGGCCGGGGAGGGGGCGAGGGCGGGGGACGGGGGCAGGGAGGGCACCCTGCGCACGGCGGCCAGGGCGGCGGGCGCCAGCAGCGGgggcgccccctgctggcagcCGGCCAGCGGGGCGAGGCGGAGGGAGGTGTGCGACGGGTAGCTCCCCAGGAGGGCCAGCTCCCTCCGCCCGCCGGGGAAGGGGGGCGAGGACGAGGCcggcgaggaggagggggcgatCTGGGGGAAGGACGCCCACGGCCAGGGGGGGAAGGGCAGGGCCGAGGTCGGGGCCgactgcaggaggagggggtCCAGCTCGCTCGCGCAGTGGGAGAGGTGGGAGACCAGGCGGGCGCCGATGGGGTCCGGGGACTCGGCTCCCCCCTCCAGGGAGCTGAGGTACCGCACCACCTCCCCAACACACTCCCTGAACCCCAGGGTCCTGTAGTCCACTGCCAGGGCCCGCGCGTCAAAATagcctgagagagggagagagagagtagagagagattAGAGATAACAGTGGTGCAAAGCAGCTGAAAAGATCTGAAGAAAGCAGAAGACCCAGATTTCTCACCTTTTCCCCCCATGGCGTGCAGGAGTTTAAGGTGGTCCACAGTCATTTGCAGAATCTCTGCCTTCTCCAGCTTAGAAGAGCCCTGAAGAGAACAAGATGATTTTATGACTTTTACCATAAGCAGTGGCCTAGCAGCTGTGATGagtctctttttattttattcattctttctttttggtGAGCAGTTACCTGTTTCTCAAAGGCGCTGGGCACCAGTCTCCTCAGCTCCGACAGGCTGTGGTTGATCCGATCCCTCCGCCTCTTCTCTATGATCTACATaacaagaagaggaggacaggactTAGAAATTAGGATCGAGCTTTATCGGCAAAACTGACACATAAAGGAGTACAGTCGGATCATGATTGActcacccctctcctcttctttcggGCCAAAATCTGCGAGGTGCTGCCAGGAGACATGGACCCGGTGACTGGGCtgagagatgggagagggtggggggggggggggggggggcattggCACAGAAAGAAGCATGGTAACTTTGATGCCCCTGCATATTGTTATCATTACCCTCCCTAATATGACACAGAGGCAGGATGGCACATCAGCTCCCCTCAATCTAATTTGTGTTTTGGGTACAGAACGGCATGGGAGTGCccgggagaggagggaggacgagatttcttcttcttttttttttttttctttttttttttgccttaatGCGTTTCTGGACATTAGTCTCAGTCAAATGACATGCTGTTCTCCTTCCATCCGAGCAAAGCACTTTTAGAAAGATGATTATATAGCCGCGGGGCAACGCTTTTCGCTCGCATGGGGCTCCAGCGTGCAGCGTGGGATCCGGGCTCCTCCGAACGCAGTCACTCAATATGGatcgtgtttgtttgtgaactctCGTCTTACAGGCTTAAAAGAGCCTGACAGCTTGGAGTCCCTTTTCAACTGCCTCACCAAAGACTTATTGCCTTTCTATTAGATTTTAACATGAAGGCTGCCAATttagctgtgtgtttttgtttaggtTTATGTTTGATGGTGCTGTCTCGAAAATGTGGGCACTGTCTTCTGTTTGCATGTCATATGGCAATTTGATTTATCCAAATGCTCTTTAGTATTATTCACTTGCTGGGTATTTGAATCTATGGAGCCTGATGTAACCACTATTGCCATGTGTGCTTTCATTCAGATGCGCTGTTTCAAATAAGTTATGATAAATATTTACTTTAATTTACATTGCTATGATAGAGACAAGCAAGGAACTTCACTAATGCACCCAAAATGCTAGATGATGTAATGACTTGTAGTGAATGTGTGAGATGTCAGTGCCATTTTACTGCTAATCAAACATTTTACCACCACAACACTGACACAAGTAATACTAGAAACAAATTACACTACAGTTCTGTTCACTGAAGAGTCAAAGCATTCAACAGCTTGGACTGATAGGTTGCATTTGCATTCAGAGGAATTTTTCAAATATCAAGCAGTAAACTTTTCACATCCACAGAGCAAAACTGACATATCCTTTTTAAATTGCAGGAACTTCACTCATTTTTACCCatttaaacattaaaaaaaaaatatgaccaTATGTATTTGTAGACTTACATTATATTAATAACTCATTTTTCACCAAAAATGTCCGATGGAATTTTATAACTCCACACTCACAAATTTCCCTCTCCATTTCAGGGAGTGCAAGATGACTAAAAACAATTGTTTAACCTGTTTAGCCTGTTTCAATAGTTTTAAACATGTAATCCAGATCTTTAGCAGTGAATTATATTTCTCATATAAGAGAAAAAACTTCATATGTCATATTATGAATAAAGGGAGTAAAGCCATATCACTAAgttcactgtctgtgtgtctatttttCCTACAAAGTGCCACATAATGTTccatattattaataatatattaCCACCTTTCTTGTTTTGGTGTAAAATTGACAATTCACATTGTTGTTtctgcaacaacaacagttcCTGAAACATAAAGGAGTAAAAACTAATAAATTATTGTCATATAGAATCATTACCTATTTGATTAATAAATTGTGAGTTATTGTTACTTTATTGATttatactgttattattattattattattattgtattgaattgtgaggtttttttctcacaaactCAGATGTGTTTTTATGCAAGAAATCTCATatattaaatgatttttttatgatttgcTACAATGTAAATAAATGCCAGTATAAATTCTGCCACTGTTAATCTAAAATGTTTTTCACTCCCTGTGACAGACACCGTCTCCACTCTTCTGACATGGCAGGCCTCACATGAACCTATACTTACAGTAATGCATGGTATATTACCAATCCCTGTACTTACTTACATGCACAACTAAACGGAGCAAACGTAACGATGTTGCATAGAGAGATAACACAGTGAATCTATATTTCCAAATGAGTCGATGGACTGTAGGCCTGAAGCAGTATTACAAAGCCAGTTTAACGTTGATGTATTAAGATTTACTCTCAGGATGGCCCACTACTTGCAGTAGTATTGCAGTAAGTATTGCATAAAAATAAGTACATACTATGGTTTGTATGTAGGAAACATTTAAGAATACAAGTCACTGATCTTGCATTATTACTCATAAAACCATATCAACTGCTGGGATTTAAACAGTGAAACTTCTCTGCAGTCTATACATTTTCAACCTGTTTGTGACTATTCATATGAGTGTCAAAGTCTCAAAGCActtgtaatgtgtaatgtgatgtgTTAACTGCAAATTCATCTTCAGCTAATAATTCTATTTGAAGAACAGTTTCCTTCGGTGTGGTTAGAGAGGAAGGGTTACAATCTCAGGTGTGAGGGGCGGATGCtcaccagtagctgtcctcCTGTCCCACGTCAATGAACTCGTCTGTGTCCGAGTCTGGGGAGCTGTAGTCATGAggtctcttcatctctctgcctctggatggacggatggatggatggaaggatggatggatggacttgGGTGAAGGAGCGTGATCGCTTGGCGGccgctctctttcccctccacaGGCGACGCTGTGAAGACTGTGTGCCCTCTGGAGGAACTGCCCACCCTCTGtgcccctcactctctcttttactgaaaaaaagagCCTTGTTCTCCTCTGTTACTGTTGTCTTgtcccttgttttttttgtttgtttttttttctccgttcCTCCGCTGCCTCTGTGTCTCCTGTCCTTCCTTCTGTGATTCAGCAGTGCCACTTGATCGTCCCCCAAGGGCCCATGACAACTAAATGTTTTCACTTGCTGCTTCAGTCCTTTACTCTATCATTGGCATccaatcactctctctctctctctctctctctctctctctcctctctctctctctctcttggctccctctctctgtcacagccACCCAATGACAAAACACGACTTTGGCACTTGGGGCAGGGTTGCCAGTTTTggctccccccctctctctctttctctctcgctctctctttccctcctcccttcctttcatcTACCCTTCCCTGGCGTCTcacccccccctgcccccccctccctctctccctccctctctccctccctcttctttccaCCCCTTTGCTCAGTCATCCTCAGTCAATTAGCCTCCTCATATCCTCAGTctcatcctgctctctctctctctctctctctctctgtcttcctttctttctctttctgctcctTTAATTATACTTGGAGAACaatggcagaggagagagggagggagagacgagcGGAGTGTGGGAATGACGGGCTGTGAAAAGCCTTCATCGGCTACAGGGGCGTTGTGTGAAGATACACAACGCTGGCctcccatacatacacacaggtgaCTGGAGGAATCGAgttactgcgtgtgtgtgtgtgtgtgtgtgtgtgtgagagagagagagagagagagagagagagggagagagagagagagagagagagagagagagagaagacagtgatgtactgttaaataaaaagttgggtaaacttgacctccagtcagtgatcaagCATCAGCAAATAACTGCCAATATGAATAAAACTCaactatattttcagaaaagcatgaatttaagttttttttttcttccattaaAAGACCCTGTCCTGATATAGCTTACATCAGTTTAACACTACTTACAAACTTTAAATCAGCCTTGGAACTGTGTTATGTGATTATGAATATTGCTGATTACTATTATGTAGTAGGCTAgatgttttcaaaccaaataattcATCATCTCAATATGATTGAATGCACAAACTGGTGTGTTGGTTTTTGAAAAATAACCAGTCATGCCAATAGTCGTTGAATTTAAttttgagaagaagaaaaaaaagattttgagaAAGTGAGATGAGAGCTCGGGCACAGACCCTTGAACTAAGCTGTGAactgtccatctgtctgctgtgtgtctgtgcagtgAAGAGGGCAGGTACTGCAGGTCAAGAGAGGAATCAGCCAGTGAGTGTCTGAACATCTGGGCTCTTCACTGGACAAGATAGCGCTGTctgtacacccacacacacccacacacacacacacacacacacggttcctTGTGACACTTAGCGCTTGGTTCCGCTGCCACCGTGGGAAGATCGCTGGTACAGATTGCCATGGAAACAGGAGAGCCAGGCGCCGGTTGTTAGGAGCGATGCCTTACTGacccagcagtgtgtgtgtgtgtgtgtgtgtgtgtgtgtgtgggtgaaagAGGCCAAATGGCATGCCCCCTTCCACACAATGCCCAGCTGAGTCCTTCTCTTCCTGCCTGGCAGACTGGAAGGGTGTGTTAGTTTAAACACACTACAATGCATGTATGCACGATCTTTGTGTATGGTTTTTTGAATGTGAAAAGTGACTGCTTCTGCACTTATTTtggtactgtatgtatttccaTTGTGAGCTCCTTAtatgtcattcattttcatttctcttACTTCCGTTTATGCATgtagatttttgttttcatttagtttcagctgtttcttctctctttgttttcttttgagaGGAGATGCTTTTATAGCCGCCTCATTTTTGTATCTATCTCACTTTGCAGTAGCTATGCTTTTTTTCTGGTCTTCctgcattttatcattttatatgTGTAAAGTAATGAACTAACTGAaaccatgtgcatgtgtgtgtgtgtgtgtgtgtgtgtgtgtgtgtgtgtgacatgacgAGTGTCAGCAATCAGTGTGACCATCACCAGGGGGCTTATGGTGTGGTGAATATGAGTCAGGACTAGCGGAAAAAGAgagatctctctttctctccttcccaccctccctccaaACAAACCCCgctacacccccccccacccctccaccccctccatccACATATCCTTTCATTACCAATCATTGCTTAATTCAGATCTGGATCTCATTTCAGCATCAGAAAACAGGGAAGAAAGAGAGtctgagagaaaagagacatctATGAAGTCAGGCCTCCGTCTCCgctctgttgttatttttatcaCACACCCACCCTCTCCCCTTCAAAGAATAACTCTCTTCTCCCTATCGCCAGTCGTTTCTGTATGAAATCACTTTGGTtccactcattttttttttttggggacCGGCCCCGCCTTCTCGGTTAGACAACTCTTCTTTTTAGGAGGAGGCGAGCTGCATGAAAAACGTGCGTGAAGTGGAAAGTAATTAAGaagatgaatgaataaataagttaattataaaaaaaatagttttggaggggggaaaaagcaaAGGGAGGGCGAaggaagagaacaagagagagagacagagctggcACTGGATGGCGGGGTGGAATTCTGGAAGATTTCTGGCGATCTTGGTCGGCCACTTCAagtcctctccctccccttttcccatccagcccccccccccctccctccaaacCACAACAAGGCTGCGTCCCTTATTGAAATTAACTAGCTCATACTTTTACAATttgcgcacacacgcacacacgcacagcttgAATATGAACGTGTGAACgctcgcagacacacacacacgcacacacatggcCATGAACTcattcatacaaacacacacacacacatgcaacccCCTCACGCGAATGCGGACAGTACATACCCACACTTTATAAGGCACAAACACTCAAGTGCAATTATTGTCCCTGATGCATGACTATTGCTATTGTTTGAAAGTCTGTGAGATGGAACCAGCTCCGCATGGTATTTTGTTTGTGACTTATCCTCTGCATTCATGTCAAACTGAATAACTGCCAGGGATTAGAAATGTCTCACTACATAGTTGActttgattattatttattctatttctcTGCTATTTTCCTGcgacatttttaacattttccaaCATCTGGATACCTCCGTTCCCCCTTGATATAATAAAGATAATGCTGTAGCAAAAGAGTTCCAAtgtaaatttgtttttcacctgtGAAAACTACTATAGAACTATAGAGAAAAAGGAGTAAACCCGGGGGAAAACTACTGAACAtcaaaaaggcaaaaagaagCAGAAAAGTCCATGCCCTGCTCCCAAAACCGTGTAAAAGTGCCAGCAACAGAAGACAAACATTCACATACTGAAGTACCAGAACCCAATTTGAAGCTATAGACAGTCACATGATTCATAACCACAACCTACATGTACATATTTAGAGTATATCAAGAGTATATAATGCATTGAAACCAGTAAATGAGAATTGCATGTTTATTGAACAATATACAGCATTACTTCAATAGAAAATCTAATTTTTGCACACAGCAATGAGTTCATTGCACTAGCAAGTTCAGGACAATGCATTCAGATCCAAGCCAAAATACACAAATTACAGAAAAAATATGGCATGGAGGACCAAATCCCAGATGGTGGGCCGCGTCCCAAAAAGTATGAATGGACATTCAGAACTGCAACAGTTGCGGTGTTTGTTAATATGCCTTCTAATAAGCAAGGTACCTCAAAATCACTCCTCAAATATCATCGAAGCAGCATTCTAACAGTCAAAACAGAATGTCTTTTCGCTGGCTGGGAGCCCTTTTGCGGAGGTTTAAAAAGAATTTGCGGAAGGCCAAATGTGGCCATAGCAATAGCTTTTCACATACACCCATAAAATCAGTTGATTCCTTATTGGTATGAGGCCTTTATAGTAGTCAGCCTGTGGCCTGGCGCTCAGCGGCTGGGGTCAACATTGGATTGGCATGGGAACTGGCACCGGAGTGCTTTGGCACTGTCCGGGCCGGACCCCGGAGGGAATTATCTGCCCTTCAGACATGTAAGAAATGCCTGGGACCTGCGGCACTGCCTGGCTGGCCCGCTCCACCACTCACTGGGAATAACCTGGATATATTAGACATTCCTGGGAACGCCGGGCTCGTTCCCGGGAGCCTGGGATCTACAGAGTTGCAGCGTGTTTCCTTATAATCGGATATGAGGTGTGAACAAAGATAGAGAGGTAATGAGACAGAATCGGGATTTATGGTTAAGCGGAGTGATAGAGACGGTGGCTGCCGCGATGTGAGGTGTCAAGAGGGCGAGTGataggtcagagagagagagggagagagagagagagagagagagagtcctccctcctcatccggCTCCCCTACGCAAAGATAAATAAAGAGGCTAAAAGCCGAAGAGAGGAAGCAGAAAGGAGCTTTTGTGGCTCCGGAGTGGGGTCCCTTTCATGGCGGTTCCCACAGCACTGGGCCTGTGATGACATTCACcatgtttcacacacactctcacacacacacacagacacacacacacacacacacacacacatgctgacggGCCCTGTGACTGCGGTGACTTTCGCTGGTGCCGGGCCCCAGACGGGACGGCGAGGGCCCCGAGAGCCACAGGCAGCCATTGTGCTGTCGCCGCGGAAACCAGCCTCTTCATGTCAgacatgtttttctgtttgttttcttttttatgtctttaaTGTGGGCAAGGGGGAATGtttcccctctcatctcccccccaccccccgcaccCCTCCTCACTGCTCTGCGTTATTTCCCCCCCGAtacccctctttctcctcctcctaccaATCCATCCAcatttgtttctcttcttcaaccccccctcctcctcctcctcctcctcctcctccactcccttcTTCCCTTAAGTTCgtctcccccttttttttccccctggaGATTGTCATTTGTAAAGCCCTTTGCTTATAGACAGCCTGTATCTTTGTCGCAGCGTTGCGGCCTCCCTCTCACTCAGCTcccttttttatcttttacttTATGAGGTTTTGGCACAAAGTGGCACTTTTTCTTCCtggagtgaaaaaaaacaacaacaaaaaaaaaaacaatacatgaaACTCTAAAACAACAAGacctacccccccaccccaccccccaaaagAATTCTGCCTTTCCCACGCTAAGCCAATTTTCTTCACAAGATTAAACAAACTCCCAACAacgaagaaagaaagagagagagagagagagagagagagagagagagagagagagagagagaagggggggggggggggggggtgaaaaaaaaaaaaaagaatctggTTATGATTCGAGTCTCCGAAAAAGCCAGCGGAGGATGCCCCAAAGTcgaaaaacaaatctgaaaaaaaGCCAACTGTTACTATTTTTAAGTGCTTGAAGAATGCCGGTCGGTGCCATGACTCAAAGGCATGCCGGCTCTCGTCCGTAATCAGTTCATTCTGACTGCGCTCCTCCgccacatcacacacaggacacaatCTTTTATGGgccgcagagagagaggggagagagagggagagagagagagagcgagagagagagagagaaaagggaggggggggggaaagtaaaaaatgaaagagtGCAGGGGCCTAATCCGCTCTGTCCCCTCAGCCCACGCACGCGACTGCGAGCGGTTTGATGACTGGGGTTTTAAGACTTGGTTAATATTAGccgttgtaaaaaaaaaaaaaaaaaaaaaaaaaacgagttcTGCTGAAGGATTTAGGACTTTGGAAGCTGACTATCATTCAAGTTTATGGGGTAGCCTAAGGTTTATATGCTCATGCTTTTATCTGCTTTCTATTTGTGTCATACAGTAGAAAGTTGCTAATGTGAAGGGAAATCGCATGAGTGAACTGAAAACTGTAGCTGACTGGAACGTATTTAGGAAGAAAATACGCCCGCACAGAGATTTTCTAATAAGAATTTATGCTTTTATTGATATTCCAATGATATTTCTATTTCTGTAAACTGCTTGAAAGCCAGAGGTTTGGATACATTGGGTTCCAGTGTAGTTCACAACCCCGTGCTATCACAAAGCTCTGGATCCATCAGTACTATGTGTCTCCGCAGGCCCCAGACACCCCCTGACACTGTTTTCTGACAGCCTCTCACTTCCCCAAATCCCCCTCTAACTTTACACCTCAGATTACGGCCTTATCGGGGAGGCATCCGGCCGACACCTCGCCCCGACGGCAGCTCAGGAAAGCAGGCGTAAGCCCCTAAAAACCGGCGTAAAAAAACCCCCGCCGCCACCGCCGGGTCATTTTTAGCGTTCCCGGAAGGGGGATTACGGTGAGTGTgcaggaggagtggaggaaaagaaaaggggggaagtgggaggaaggagggacgAGGGTAATGATGAACACCATTTTATTAGGGCTTTTTTTCCAATGGAAAGGGAAACGGCGTCCAACATCGCTGTCGACGGAGGGAGTTATTACTAGCTGTTGTTGGTCCTCATAGTGGCTTTTGTGATTAAAAACAACGGCAGCTTGAACGTATCAGCGCATGTGTGATGCTGAGCGTGCTCACTGAAAGCCATTCACTCTGCACTGTGGTGAGCGTGTCAATGTGATACAATGTGCAGCGCAGGCCGCCCGTCTGCTCCGTTTTCGGCGTAATTGCAACGCCGTCTGTCTTggcatcacacaaacacaaggccaTGCCATGACAGAGCTTTAGGTAGAGCACAGAAGAAGTGCATAGACATTCACatccacaaacatacacagtaaAAGGATGCTCATGTAGATTTGCTTACtgctacactaccagtcaaacgtttggacccacctgattgaatgtactatgtttttcattctcttaaagtcattttgatctaaaggcttatgcttaaatgcttgaaatttgtttcttagacaaatataaatagtgaagttgatgcctatgtatgaatttctttccaaagcctttgcctttccatcaaggcaaagggcggctactttaaagaatctaaaatataagatagttttgatttgtttaacactttt
This region includes:
- the heyl gene encoding hairy/enhancer-of-split related with YRPW motif-like protein, yielding MKRPHDYSSPDSDTDEFIDVGQEDSYCPVTGSMSPGSTSQILARKKRRGIIEKRRRDRINHSLSELRRLVPSAFEKQGSSKLEKAEILQMTVDHLKLLHAMGGKGYFDARALAVDYRTLGFRECVGEVVRYLSSLEGGAESPDPIGARLVSHLSHCASELDPLLLQSAPTSALPFPPWPWASFPQIAPSSSPASSSPPFPGGRRELALLGSYPSHTSLRLAPLAGCQQGAPPLLAPAALAAVRRVPSLPPSPALAPSPAHRPTQPSPHAPASRASPPSSSSPSASTSLASSSAPPQVSFRPFAPLGSPAAQRRGLGGSAKSAQGWGTEIGAF